In the genome of Candidatus Ornithobacterium hominis, the window ATTACAGTAAAATTAGGATATGATGGCGATTTAAAAGTTCGGTTCTCTGGTTATGTCAGAAGAATTGATGCCAAAACGCCCATTACATTGTATTGCGAAGACGGTATGTTTTTGCTTAAACAAATGAAAGCAGAACCTAAAGCATTCAAAAATGCAACGCTGGAACAAATTATAAAACATCTATTGAATGGTTCAAACATCGCTTTTAACCTGATAGATGACAATATAAAAGTAGGTAACTGGAGAATCACTAAAGCCAACGTATCTGAAGAACTGCAAGAGCTGAAAGAAAAAATGATGCTCACGGCTTATTTCAGATTAATCAATGGAAAAAGTGTATTGTATATCGGACTAAAATATCCATTTGATAATAGAAAAAAAGGAAAGTTTCAGCATGGGAAAAACATCATTTCAGAAGATTTTGAATACAGAGATAAAGCGGAAATAAGAGTGCGTGTAGAGGCACAAAGTTTCGATAAGAAAAACAAAAAAATCACTTATGAGTATGGAGATAAAGACGGTGAAGTTATCAAAATCAGAATAGATGGGCTTACAGCAAAAGAATTAGAAAAATATGCCATGCAAGTGATTGAAAGGTATAAGCAAAGTGGATTCAAAGGAAGTTTTGAAACATTCGGTGTTCCAGAGATGAGCAAATGCGATATGATGGAAATTCACGCCTCTGATGGCAATAGCGGAACTTATCTCATCAAAAGAAATGAAGTGAGTTTTGGCATCAATGGATATAGACAAAAAATTGAATTGGGAGACGTTATCAGCACAAATAAAACGGAATGAAAAATATAGTACAAAAGTTGTTACAAAGTGGCGAAGAAACTTATGCTAAAATCTGCGAAGTGATAGCAGTAGATTCAGCAGAGCAAACAGCTGATTTACAGCCCATAGACGGGAGTTCTCCCATTCTGGAAGCTCTGATTCAAGTGGCTGAAAACGGAATTTATACAGAACCTAAAATAGGTAGTTTGGTGGCGTGTGTTTTCATCAGCAAAGAAAAGGCAGTGATTGTAAACTATTCAGAAGTAAAGCAAATTCAGACAAAAATAGAATCTGTGGAGTTTCGCATCAATGCAGATGGTTTTTTGCTCAAAAAAGAAAACGAAACCTTGGCAAAATTGATGACGGATTTATTACAGGAAATTCAGAAAATGAAATTTACCACCAGCAATGGCCCTACAATTAAGCTAATCAATCAACCACAATTTTTGGCAATTGAAAACAGGTTTAAACAGTTATTAAAACAAGATTAAAATGTTAGGATTTATAGAACAATATATTACGGAAGCATTGGGAGCATTAATTGGAGGATTTGTTGGGTGGTTTTTCACGCGACAAAGCAGTGAACTGGACAATGTGGACAAAGCCGTGCGGATATACAGAGAAATGGTGGACAATCTTGGTAATAAACTTTCAATGGCAATCGCTGAACTGGATGCAGCCAAAGAAACGATAAAAGAACTTGAACAAAAAGTAGAAGCACTAACGATTGAATTGACAAAATACAAACAATTGAACGGAAAAGCCAAAACATGAATGCAGTAGTATTAAACAGGCAGAGCCTATTAGACCTCGCCACCCAACACACAGGCAGCGTAGAAAATGCCTTTGGTATTGCAGTAGCAAACGGCATTAGCCTTACCGATGATTTGACTATTGGGAGTCGTTTAAACATTCCAAATGATTTGACAAAAAATAATGATATATACAACTATTACACAGCAAAAAACATACAACCAGCCACGGCGATACAAATGATAACGGCGGCAGACGATCACCTTGCACAAAGGCAAGAAGGCATAAGCTTCTGGGCAATTAATCATGATTTTAAAGTAGCAAGCTGAACGCATTAAATGCAAACTGGAAAAATTTCTAAAGCCTTAAAAAAAACCTTCTTTTAACTAAAAAAAATTAAGCCTTAAAAAAAATGAGATTTTTAAATGCACGTCAACTCCCTTTCCTTGGGAAAGGGCTGGGGATAGGATAAAGCCTTAAAAAAAAATAACAATAGGTACGAATAATAAGCACAAATAATAGCACAAATAACATAAAATGGCACGAACCATAGAAGAAATACAAGCAGAAATGCACCAAATCAAGCAGAGCGAACCCGCATTAGCAGATTTGAACTCCACCAGCCGCACGGCGATATGGCGGCTATGGATATACATTGTCGCCTTCTGTGCTTGGACACTGGAGATGCTTTTTGATAAACATAAAGCTGAGCTAATCACAGAATTATACCAACAAAGTCCACACACGGCACGCTGGTACCGCAATAAAGCTTTGGCTTTCTTGTACGGGTTTGATTTAAAAACAGACTCAGATGTATTTGATACCGAAAACGCAACACTCCAAGAAATCGAAAAAGCAAAGCTGGTGAAATACGCCGCAATAGTAGAAAGCGAAGACCAAAGCCGCCTTATCGTCAAAATTGCAGGAGAAAATCAAACAGGAAAACTCGCCCCCATTTCAGACGGACAAAATGGAACTGAAAACGTGAAAGCCTCATTTGACCATTACATGAATGAAATCCGTGATGCTGGCGTGAAGCTGACGATTATTAATTATCTGCCCGATTTGCTCAAGCTAAATTTAACCATCAAACGAGACCCTTTGGTTTTGAACGAAAACGGCGTAAATATTTTAAACGGAAAAGAACCCGTAAAAGAAGCTATACAAGCATTTATGAAAGAGCTTCCATTCAATGGTGAACTTTCTATACAGAAATTAGAAGAAAAGATTTTGGCAGCTCCAGGGGTGTTGGATTTAGTTTCCAATAACGCCCAAACGGCGTGGATAGATGCAGAGGCGAACACCTACGGCAGCTATGACAATATATACATGAGCAAAATACCTGTTTCGGGCTATTTCTCTGTGAATTTTGATAATAATGACGAACCTAACACACTAAGCACAATAAATTATGTCTAAATGGACTGAAATAGATTTTAATAAACTAAGCGTTTTACTGACGCCAACTTTTCTCAGAAAAAAGAAAATGCAGGCGTGGCTGCGTGTGCTTATTTTCCCAATCGCTCAGCTCTATGCTGAATGGCACAATAACAGGATGCAAAATTTATACAAGCTTAGACACAACGGGCAGGTGTGCTATCTACGCAAAGTGTTGAACGATGAATTTGACTCACAGTTGCGTAGAATTAGAATAGATAACGGAGCTGGGGCAAAACCTTTCTACATCTATACAGAAGGAGAAAATAAACCCAAATGGCTAAATGCAGAAGCGGTGAACAACCCGACTTACCTGCACAGGCAATCGGCATACGCAAAAACAGGTGTGGACTTTTACGTTCACGTTCCATCGGATTTAAATTTTGATAAAAACAAAATGCGAGCGTTGATAGATTTCTATCGCTTAGCATCCAAAAGATATGAAATCATATGAATAAATTAAACGTACAACAAACAGGCGGTTTCCCGTTAACAACGAATACGCTCGACTTTATGCAAGCAAGCCTATTGCTGATGCAAAATTTTGGCGAAATCGCAGGAGATTTGACTATTTTGAGCGGATGTGAAGTTTCAGGCTCTCAAGTCAGCAATGGAACGGTGTATATTAATGGTGAAATTTTACCCTTCACGGGTGGGACTTTGGCCACAAATGTTGTGATTGTAGAAACTCGCACGCAAAAGCAGTTTGAGGATGGTGTAGCAAGAGATGTAGAAGTGGTGCGAAAAGCCCAATTTGGCAACGGAACTACAGTTTATCCCTGGGCGAATTTCACAAGAATTACACCTATCAAAATATTACAAAAAGCATTAACGCCCGTGGGTTTAATATCCATGTGGAGCGGGAAAATCAATGAAATTCCTGCAGGTTGGGTGTTGTGTGATGGGCAGAACGGAACGCCTGACTTGCGAAATAAATTCATTCGTGGAGCTGAAAATCAAAATGATTTAGGCACAAGAGGTGGTGAAGATCGTATTACACTGAAAGCGGTTAACATGCCGCCACACACGCACGATTTTAGTGCCCATGGTTCGCACTCACATAGCTTCAAAGATGCTTATTATATTGAAAAGTCCGGAGACAAAAAAGCCGTTAGTGGCACACAGTACGTAGGTGAGAGCCTTTCAGGTTCTGCTAAATCTGATGATGACAACAGGTACATTTACTATAGAAATTCAAAAACCGACAGCGAATTTATAACACTCT includes:
- a CDS encoding nucleotidyltransferase; its protein translation is MARTIEEIQAEMHQIKQSEPALADLNSTSRTAIWRLWIYIVAFCAWTLEMLFDKHKAELITELYQQSPHTARWYRNKALAFLYGFDLKTDSDVFDTENATLQEIEKAKLVKYAAIVESEDQSRLIVKIAGENQTGKLAPISDGQNGTENVKASFDHYMNEIRDAGVKLTIINYLPDLLKLNLTIKRDPLVLNENGVNILNGKEPVKEAIQAFMKELPFNGELSIQKLEEKILAAPGVLDLVSNNAQTAWIDAEANTYGSYDNIYMSKIPVSGYFSVNFDNNDEPNTLSTINYV
- a CDS encoding cell wall anchor protein, which codes for MGALIGGFVGWFFTRQSSELDNVDKAVRIYREMVDNLGNKLSMAIAELDAAKETIKELEQKVEALTIELTKYKQLNGKAKT